From the Diospyros lotus cultivar Yz01 chromosome 13, ASM1463336v1, whole genome shotgun sequence genome, one window contains:
- the LOC127788296 gene encoding uncharacterized protein LOC127788296, translated as MEVEESEKKQNQRTERLIELQGEMEGKDLQKIEHPSQHHPLELRRITPRPWRLLWWWRSPSFLQWIQGTNLFFINHHQEYGEVEAISMLAPTPIAGFYCTNGVQNCPPKSSIPLTRSTPSLFIPLSYINMDATSADGFVYRCSSCDFDVHVRCASMVLRIQERVNKNKKIHQHSLMPLEMEAQFLCAACDREHKGKSCLCPTCGFWANQICASSPTTIYLHRHAHPLALFRSAFRYYYGNCKICNEEMKRAYWALCLLGGMQVFSPSKLLAVGGG; from the coding sequence ATGGAAGTAGAAGAAAgcgaaaagaaacaaaaccaacGGACGGAGAGATTGATCGAATTACAAGGAGAAATGGAGGGGAAAGATCTGCAAAAAATTGAGCACCCAAGCCAGCACCACCCACTGGAACTTAGGAGAATCACTCCAAGGCCATGGCGGCTACTATGGTGGTGGAGGTCACCAAGTTTTCTGCAATGGATACAGGGAACCAATCTCTTTTTCATCAATCATCATCAGGAGTATGGGGAGGTGGAGGCGATTTCTATGCTTGCCCCAACTCCGATTGCTGGTTTTTACTGCACAAACGGGGTACAGAATTGCCCCCCAAAATCGAGCATTCCTCTCACCCGAAGCACGCCCTCACTCTTTATCCCTTTGTCTTATATAAACATGGATGCGACGTCTGCCGACGGTTTCGTATACCGTTGTTCCAGCTGCGACTTCGATGTCCACGTACGCTGTGCTTCAATGGTGCTCCGTATCCAAGAAAGGGTCAATAAGAACAAGAAGATTCATCAACACTCGTTGATGCCCCTCGAGATGGAAGCCCAGTTCCTGTGTGCTGCCTGCGATAGAGAACATAAAGGCAAATCATGTCTTTGCCCCACCTGCGGCTTCTGGGCCAATCAGATTTGTGCTTCTTCGCCAACCACGATTTACCTCCACCGCCACGCTCACCCCCTTGCTCTCTTTCGTTCAGCTTTTCGCTACTACTATGGGAATTGTAAAATCTGCAACGAGGAAATGAAGAGAGCGTATTGGGCCCTATGTTTGCTCGGAGGGATGCAAGTATTCAGTCCATCTAAGTTGCTTGCCGTTGGAGGAGGTTGA